Proteins encoded in a region of the Epinephelus lanceolatus isolate andai-2023 chromosome 20, ASM4190304v1, whole genome shotgun sequence genome:
- the trdmt1 gene encoding tRNA (cytosine(38)-C(5))-methyltransferase — MEGVRVLELYSGIGGMHYALKESGIPAQVVAAIDINTTANQIYKHNFPDTVLWSKTIEGITLDDFNRLSFDMILMSPPCQPFTRLGLQGDIADPRTKSFLYILDLLPRLCRLPRFILLENVKGFETSSAREHLVKTLTVCGYTFQEIMISPTSVGIPNSRLRYFLLAKISTENFSSKILDAFPHPAESDSPEQPTVLSPPHPGTCQPEEDLQGSHFLYKLETTLEVQKKMSQNNDLSVRQIQDFLEPQMEVDMEHYLLPPKTLLRYALILDIVRPTCRRSVCFTKGYGRYVEGTGSVLQCCTETEMESVFKGLDQCSEDEKLQRLSKLKLRYFTPREVANLMGFPQSFSFPEHVTTKQQYKVLGNSLNVVVVARLLQLLVS, encoded by the exons ATGGAGGGTGTGCGGGTGCTCGAGCTGTACAGCGGGATAGGAGGGATGCATTATGCTTTAAAGG AGAGCGGCATACCAGCCCAGGTTGTGGCTGCCATCGACATAAACACCACAGCAAATCAAATCTACAAGCACAATTTCCCCGACACCGTCCTCTGGAGTAAGACCATTGAG GGCATAACACTTGACGACTTCAATAGATTATCTTTTGACATGATTTTGATGAGCCCTCCTTGCCAGCCATTCACCAG GTTAGGACTTCAGGGTGACATCGCTGATCCCAGAACCAAGAGCTTCCTCTACATCCTTGATCTTCTGCCAAG GCTGTGCAGGTTACCTCGCTTCATCCTGCTGGAGAATGTGAAAGGCTTTGAGACCTCATCTGCCAG GGAACATTTGGTGAAAACACTGACGGTCTGTGGATACACTTTCCAGGAGATCATGATCTCTCCCACCAGT GTTGGGATCCCAAATTCAAGACTGCGTTATTTCCTGCTCGCCAAGATTTCAACAGAAAACTTCAGCTCAAAG ATTTTAGATGCCTTTCCACATCCTGCTGAGAGTGATTCCCCTGAGCAGCCCACAGTCTTGAGTCCTCCCCACCCAGGTACCTGCCAGCCAGAAGAGGACCTGCAGGGCAGTCATTTCCTGTATAAACTAGAGACAACGCTGGAAGTCCAGAAGAAGATGAGTCAGAACAACGATCTGTCCGTCAGGCAGATCCAAGACTTCCTGGAACCACAGATGGAAGTAGACATGGAACACTATCTCCTTCCTCCTAAAACGCTGCTGCGGTACGCTCTGATCTTGGACATTGTTCGGCCCACCTGCAGGAGGTCTGTCTGCTTCACCAAAGG CTACGGGCGGTACGTGGAGGGAACTGGCTCAGTGCTGCAGTGCTGCACGGAAACAGAG ATGGAGAGTGTGTTTAAAGGTCTGGACCAGTGCTCTGAAGATGAGAAACTCCAGCGGCTGTCGAAACTGAAGCTCCGTTATTTCACTCCCAGAGAAGTTGCCAACCTCATGGGCTTCCCTCAAAGCTTCT CCTTCCCGGAGCACGTCACCACCAAGCAGCAGTACAAAGTCCTAGGAAACAGCCTGaatgtggtggtggtggccaGACTCCTACAGCTGCTCGTCTCTTAG